Sequence from the Paenibacillus riograndensis SBR5 genome:
GATAATCGTCTGAATCACACCCTGAATCAGTACACCGAAGAAGGTGCCCAGCACATATCCGACCCCTCCGGTCAGCAGCGTGCCGCCAATGACGACCGCCACGATGGTGTCCAGCTCGAAGCCGACGGCATGAAGCCCGTATCCCGACAGCATGTAAAAGGTGAACACCACGCCTGCCAGCGCCGAGCATAGCCCGCTAAGCGTATAGACCAGCACCTTGGTTCTCGCCACGGGCAACCCCATCAGCAGCGCCGATTGCTCACTGCCTCCAAGTGCGTACACATTGCGCCCGAACCGGGTATAGTGGGCTGTGAAGATAGCGGCTGTTACAGCAAGCAGTGCGATGACGGCACTGATAGAGAGGAAGCTGCCGCCCGGCAGCGGAATTCGCGTCTGGGCCATGGCGGTATAGAAGGTGTTGTCAATCGTTATGGTATCGATGCTGATGACATAGCACAAGCCCCGGGCCAGGAACATTCCAGCCAGTGTGACGATGAACGGCTGAATGGAGAAATAATGGATAATCGCCCCCATAACCGTACCAAATACAGCGCCCATCAGGAGTACAAGCGGGATGACCACGGCGGGCGGCCAGCCCTGCTGCTGTACCAGGCTCGCCGAGACCATTGTGGATAACGCAATCACCGAGCCGACCGAGAGATCGATGCCGCCTGACAGAATAACGAACGACATGCCCACAGCCGTGATTAGCAGAAAAGCATTGTCCACCAGCAGATTCATCAGCACCTGTAGGGAGAAGAAGCCCGTGTACCGGAAGGAACCGGCGGTGAACATGACGATGAACAGCAGTATGGTAACTATAATCGGAATATACTTGCGGTTAAGAGGCATGACGGCTCATCTCCTTCTCAGCGGGGTAATGCCGCGACTTCCAGCGGGTGGCAATCGCGGCGCGGAAGGTGTCCGACTGGATCAGGCAGACGGCCAGAACGACACAGGCCTTAACAACCAACGTTATCTCCGGCGGGACGCCGATCATATAGATGGTTGTGGTCAGCGTCTGGATGATCAGCGCTCCGATCACGGTGCCGGTAAGATAGAAGCGGCCGCCGTTCAGCGACGTCCCGCCGATGACCACGGCCAGAATAGCGTCCAGCTCATACCAGAGACCGGCATTGTTGCCGTCGGCGCTGGAGACATTCGAGCTGAGCAACAGGCCGGCGATGCCGGCGCATAGGCCGCAGAACACATAGACAGCCAGAATGACTAAGTGGGCACGGATGCCGGACATCTTGCTGGCGGCCGGATTGCAGCCCACCGATTCGATGAACAGGCCGAGAGCCGTCCCCCGGGTAAGCAGCAGGGCAATCACCAGAACCAGCGCTACGACAAAAATAGAGAAAGGCAGCGCAGCCAGTGAACCGGACCCGATGTACGCATACTTGGTGCTGGTTACCGTAATAATCTGTCCGCCGGTAATGAGCTGGGCGATGCCCCTACCCGCAACCATCAGAATCAGCGTGGCGATAATCGGCTGAATCCCGGCCCCGGAGACCAGCAGTCCGTTCCAGGCCCCCAGCAGCAGCGACAGGCCTGCCGCCAGCAGCACCGAGGTCAGGATCAGCCCCATACTGTTCTGATCCGCTCCTCTGCTGATGCTCAGGCAGGCAATAGCGCCCGAGATGGCTACTATGGAACCAACCGACAGGTCGATCCCTTTGGTAGCCACTACCAGCGTCATCCCGATAGCTACCAGAATCAGCGGGGCACCGAAGTTCAGAATGTCAATCAAGCTGCCGTATAGATGCCCGTCATGGACGGTGATGGAGAAGAAATCCGGCGAATAACACAGGTTGAACAGCAGCAGTGCAGCCAGAACGCACAGCGGCCAGAATAAATGATGCTTCATTATTGAGCTCATGATCGGTTCAGCCTCCCGCAATCGCCTGCATAATCTGCTGCTGGCTCATGTCCTTCTCTGAAATTTCCTTCACCTTGCGGCGGTCGCGCAGAATGGCGATCCGGTCGCTGACCCGCAGCACTTCCTCAAGCTCCGAGGAGATGAACAGGAACGACATCCCCTGCCGGGAGAGCGTCAGCACCAGCTTCTGAATCTCTGCTTTGGCCCCGATATCAATGCCTCTTGTCGGCTCATCGAGGATGAACAGCTCCGGCTCCGTCAGCAGCCAGCGGGCCAGCAGCACCTTCTGCTGATTGCCGCCGCTGAGGTTCTTGATTAGCTGGTCCGGGCTGGGCGGGTTGATATTCAGCATGCGGATATATTCTCCGGCCAGCTCCTCCTGCCGCTTGCGCGGGATCGTCCTGAACATCCCGTCCTTGGCCTGGAGCGCCAGAATAATGTTCTCTCTTACTGTCAGATCGCCGATGACCCCCTCGGTCTTGCGGTTCTCCGAGCAGAAGGCGATCCGCCGTCCTATAGCTTCCCGGGGAGAGTGAACCCCGCCGCCAGATGACGGCAGTGTCACTTGCCCGAAGTCCGGCTTGTCGGCACCGAACAACAGCCGGGCCGCCTCCGTCCTTCCTGAACCCAGCAGCCCGGCCAGTCCGACGACCTCTCCCTTGCGGATCGCCAGGTCGAACGGCTCGATCCCGCCCCGGCGGCCCAGCCCTTCAGCCCTCAGCAGTTCATCTCCCAGGCTGTTCTTGTCCTGTGCCGCAAGCTCAGGCAGCTCATCCAGCAGATGAAGCTCCTTGCCGATCATCTTGAGTACGAGATCCAGGCGGCTTAGCTCCTTCGCCATGTATTCACCGACCAGCTCACCGCCGCGCAGAATGGTAACCCGGTCGGAGATCTCATACATCTGGTCCAGAAAATGCGTAACAAACAGAATCGACAGCCCCTCCTGCTGGAGCTTCCTCATGATGCGGAACAGCTGATCCACTTCGTTCTGATCCAGGCTTGAGGTCGGCTCATCCAGAATCAGCACCTTCGCCGAGATATTCAGCGCTCTGGCAATGGCAACCAATTGCTGAACCGCTACAGAGTAGCTCTGCAGGGGAAGGGTGACGTCGATGTGCAGATTCATCCGTTCCGAGAGCAGCTCCGCCGCCCGCAGGTTCATCTGCTTCCACTGGATACAGCCGAACCGCCGCGGCTCCCGGCCGATGAAGATATTCTCGGCCACGGTCAGGTTGGGGCACAGATTCACCTCCTGATACACGGTGCTGATGCCCGCAGCCTGCGATTCTTGCGGGCTGCGCATGGAGATCGCTGTGCCCTCCATCTCCACAAGGCCTTCATCAATCGAATAAACGCCGGTCAGCACCTTGATCAAGGTGGACTTGCCGGCGCCATTCTCACCCATCAAGGCATGAACCTCGCCGGGGAACAGGCGCAGACTCACATCTGTCAGAGCTTTCACCCCAGGAAACCGTTTATGGATCCGGGTCATTTGCAGTATGGGCTGCTGTGTGCTCAAGGCTATATCCACTCCTTATTCTCCATAGACAACCACTCCGGCGGCTCAAGGACCGCCGGAGCAAGGTTTCTATTGGCTTGCTGATTAATACTGGCGGCTAGGCAAAGCTTCCTTGGCTTGCTCAGAAGTGAAGGTTGTCTCCTCGGTCACGATCCGGGCCTCTACCTGCTTGCCATCGACCACATCCTTAACGACCTGCATCAGCTGAGGTCCCAGCAGCGGATTGCATTCGACGATGAAGTTGATTTTGCCTTCACTGGCCGCCTGCATTCCGTCCTTCACGGCATCGACAGAGATAATCTTGATATCCTGGCCCGGCTTCAGCCCTGCCGCTTCAATCGCTTGAATAGCCCCCAGAGCCATATCGTCGTTATGGGCATACAGCACATCGATATCCTTATTAGCCTTCAGGAAGGCCTGCATGACTTCCTTGCCCTTGGCGCGGGTGAAGTCGCCGGTCTGTGAAGCAATGACCTTGAGGTGCGGATTGTCCTTGATGACCTCGGCGAAGCCTGCCATCCGGTCATTGGCCGGAGCAGAGCCTGTAGTTCCCTGCAGCTCCACAATGTTAACGTCTTCGGAAGCGTCCTTATACTGCTCGGTCAGCCACTTCCCTGCCTTGCGGCCTTCTTCCACGAAATCGGAGCCCAGGAAGGTAACATACAGCGAGGTATCCTTGGAGTCCACCGCACGGTCTGTCAGAACCACCGGGATGCCCGCCGCCTTCGCCTCCTTCAGCACAGTATCCCAGCCGGATTCGACCACCGGAGAGAAGGAGATGACATCCACCTTTTGCTGGATAAAAGAACGCAGTGCCTTGATCTGATTCTCCTGCTTCTGCTGGGCATCCGAGAATTTCAGCGTGTAGCCCGCTTCCTTGGCTGAATCCTGAATGGATTTCGTATTCGCGCTGCGCCAGCCGCTCTCCGCCCCGACCTGTGAGAAGCCGAGCGTGATGTCCTTGGCCTCTTTGGTGGCATTTGCCGCCGGTGCCTTCGTTGCTGCACTGTCTGTCTTACCTGCATTCGCCGCCGTATTCCCGCCGTTATTACTGCTGCAAGCCCCTAACAGGGTCATGGACAGGGTCAGGGCAAGCACAGCCCCTACTTTCCCAAGCTTCTTCATATCTCCTTATTCCTCCCCCTTGACGTTCACCTTGTTCCGGTGTTGTGCCCATTATAGAACGCTTACAGAAGGGTATTATATGGGCAGCCTTTGGCGTTTGCTTTCTAATTTTGGGTTTGTTCCCTCCAGTCGGGTGCTTTGGTGTACTTTTTTATTCAAAAGGTGGATATTTTGTTTGCGCTTTCTTTTTTTGTTTCGGTATTCCAGTATTTGTTATAAAATAGAGTTAGGAACGGCATATACTCTACTTGTGAAAGGGACTTCCCGATAATGCGGATCACACGCTGGATCTCCTCCAGTCTTAGAGCCAAACTGCTGGCTTTGTTCATAGTGCTGTCCACCATACCGCTGATTGCCGTCGGCCTCATTTCCTACCAGAAATCCTATCAATCCATCTCCAGTCACAGCAAGGCTTCAAGCATGCTTCAGGCCGATATGCTGGGAACGAATATGGACAACCTGTTCAAGGATACCGAGCGTCTGCTGGAGCTAAGCAATAATCCTCAGGTCATCCACTTTCTGTTCTCACAGTCGGAGACCTATCAGGAGGCCAAGGACATCCTGCAGACCTTCACCCTCTACCGGGACACCTATAAGTATGAGAATGTGCTCAACATCAGCCTCATTAACCTGTACGGCAAAGGCATCAGCGAGCGCCGGGGAATCTTTCAGTCCGCCAGCAACCCGCTGCGCAATCTGCATTTTCAGGCGTTATCCCAGAATCCCGAGCTTATCCTCCGGGTGCCCCCGCCGCTGATTACCGGCTACGACCGGGTAGACGGATTCACCTACGGGGATCAGGGGGTGATCTCGATTATGACGGCGGTCAAGCAGCGGATTACGCATGAGGTCATCGGCTATATCATTGTGGATCTGAGCGATTCCTTCATTAAAAGAGTTCTGCGACAAGGTGACGATCGGGACTACCGGATTCTTCTACCTGCTGGACGAACAGAACAACCCCCTCTATGTTCCTCCTGTGCAGGCGGGAGAGCTGGCTCTCGTTCAGGACAACCTGATCCCTGCAGGGGAAAAGGGCCGAAGCGGCAGCTTCGTGCTTCAGACGGGCGGCCCGCCCCGGTTCATCGTCCATACCTCCTCGCTGGCGACAGGCTGGACGATTATCGGCATAGCCCCGTTGCAGGAGATTGTGGCCGAGGCGAACCGGATCAGACAGCTGATTATTATCAGCGTGGGGCTGAGCATTATTTTTGCGATCACGCTCCATTATCTGCTGACCCGGCGGCTAACCCGGCCCATCCAGCTGCTCCAGCACAAGATGCGCCTGACCGCAAGTGGCTATCTGGAAGCCAAAGTCAAGCCGGACGGCACCGATGAGATTGCCGATCTCGGCCAGAGCTTCAACATCATGGTGGAGCAGATCAAAGAGCTGCTGGCCCAGAGCATCCGCAAGCAGCAGCAGCTGCAGAAGGCAGAGCTGCGGACGCTTCAGGCGCAGATTAACCCTCATTTTCTATACAATACCCTCGATTCAATTGTCTGGATGGCCGAAGCGGGGAATCACGATGGCGTAATCCGGCTGGTGAAGGCGTTATCCGCGTTCTTCCGGCTTAGCCTCAACAACGGGCGCGACTGGATACAGATCCGCTCCGAGCTTGCCCATGTGCAGAGCTATCTGATCATCCAGCAGATGCGCTACCATGACATCCTGGAGTTCAAGCTGGAGGTGGCGGAGGAGCTGCAGGAGTATCCGATTCTGAATATGACCCTGCAGCCGCTGGTCGAGAATGCCCTGTATCACGGAATTAAAAATAAGCGGGGCATGGGATTGATCCGCATTGGCGGCTACACCGACGGGGGCTCCATTATGCTTACAGTCTCGGACAATGGCATCGGCATTCCCGCCGGGCGGCTGGAGATTCTGCGGGAGTCGATTGAGCATCCCATCCAGTCGGAGGATACCGAGGACACCGGTCAGGGCGGCTTCGGCCTGCAGAATGTGCATCAGCGACTGCGGCTGTATTTTGGGCCCGAATATGGTATCCGTCTGGACAGCTCGGAAGGCTATGGCACACAAATTACAGTTCGCATACCCAAGAACAAGGGGGTCTAGTGATGAAGAAGATTATGCTGGTGGATGACGAAATCCTGATCCGTGAGAATATCCGGGAATGCATCGACTGGGAGAAGGAGGGCTTCCACTATTGCGGTGACGCTCCCGACGGTGAGCTGGCGCTCCCTATCATTGAAGCGCAGCTGCCCGACATTCTGATTACCGATATCAAAATGCCGTTCATGAACGGCCTGGAGCTTACCTCTGTCGTCCGCCAAAAATTCCCGCAGATCAAAATCATCATCCTCAGCGGCCATGATGACTTCCAGTACGCCCAGAAGGCGCTGCGCCTGGGGGTGGAGGACTACTGCCTGAAGCCGTTCAGCGCTGCCGATCTGCTGCAGCTTCTGCGCAGCGTCAGCGCCCGGATTGACGAGGAATTGCGGATCAGGCACAAATATGCCTATACCCCCGAGAATCTGTTCGCGGATCTGTGCGGAGGCCTGATCAGCACCGCTGCTGCCTACGAATCGGCGGCACAGCTTGAGCTGCAGTTAACAGCCCCTTATTACGCCGCCGCCATATTCACTCTGCATCCGCTTAATATAGAGGAGTCGCCGGAGCCTCCCTCCGCTTCACCGGATTCAGAAGAGCTGTTAGCGGGTCTGTTGAAGGAGGCCGCCGACAGCTTCATCTACAAACGCAGCCGCACAGAGACGGTCCTGATCTATAAAGGCACTGATCCGGTCCAGATGAACCAGGCCCTGGATGAGTTGTGCGCGGCGGCGAAGCAGCGGCTGAGGGAAGTCTGCGGGCTGGAGCTGTCCGTCAGCCGGGGCAAGGTCTGCGAACGCCTTCAGGGCATTCACCTCTCCTATCTGGAAGCCGAAAATGACCGGATGTTCAAGCAGATGTCCAGAATGCATTCCGCCGCCATGCTTGAGGTGTATTATGACCCTAGCGCCAATGGAGTTCTGCTCGACAGAAGCCGGCTCGTCCAGTTCCTGAAGTCGGGCGACCACAGGCAGATGTCCGACTTCCTGCTGGAGCTCTCCACGGAGCTTGAACGGATGAACTGGAATTCCGGGTACGCCTGTTACCTGATGAACGACATCACCCTGGAGCTGGTGCAGACGGCGAAGAACGGGTTCCGCGCAGCCGCGGGCCACGCCGGCATACTCCAAGAATTGCAGACACAGCTGAAGCAAATCTCCAGTAGCGATGACGGCCTTCAGTATCTCAAACGGTTATACGAACGGCTATGGGAATGGCGGTCCGAGGGAGCGGACAAGCACCGTGAGCTGATCGACCGGGTGAAGCAGTATATCCGTGAGCAATACGACAAGGAGCAGCTCTCCCTGAATGACATCTCCAAAGTGGTCAGGGTCAGTCCCAGCCATCTGAGCAAGACCTTCAGCCAGGCGACTGGGCAGACCATCACGGAATTCCTGACCGCCACACGAATGGACCGGGCCAAGGAGCTGCTGAAATCAACGGGACACAAAACCTTTGAAATCGCCTATCTGGTCGGCTACAACGATCAGCATTATTTCTCCAACCTGTTCAAAAAGGTAACGGGGATGACGCCCATGGAATTCCGCAAGCAGGGCCAGACGGAGGATCAGCTTCATACGATCCGCAGAGGGGCGGGAAATGAGTGAGTATATACAGGCTTCGGGGATGGTCCGTGGTTCTCCTGCTGCTGACGGCAGGCTTCCTGCTTGGCGGCTGCCTCCAGTCAGCCGGAGCAGCGGATACTCCTCAGAAGGGAGCGGGAGAATCCCCGTTACATGCGGACGAAGAACCTCCTCTGACCTTCGGCATTATCTACCCTATGGTAAATGCCACTTACGAGATGATCACCGGGAAGGCGGAGGCCGTAGCCCGGAAGCATAACGTGGAGCTGCTGGTGCAAGCTCCCGATGAGGCCAATCTGGAACAGCAGATCCGGATTATGGAGATGATGATTAAGCGGGGCGTAGACGGCATTGCGATTGCACCCGTGGATTCACAGGCGCTCACCGCCATGATTAACAAG
This genomic interval carries:
- the yjfF gene encoding galactofuranose ABC transporter, permease protein YjfF; translated protein: MPLNRKYIPIIVTILLFIVMFTAGSFRYTGFFSLQVLMNLLVDNAFLLITAVGMSFVILSGGIDLSVGSVIALSTMVSASLVQQQGWPPAVVIPLVLLMGAVFGTVMGAIIHYFSIQPFIVTLAGMFLARGLCYVISIDTITIDNTFYTAMAQTRIPLPGGSFLSISAVIALLAVTAAIFTAHYTRFGRNVYALGGSEQSALLMGLPVARTKVLVYTLSGLCSALAGVVFTFYMLSGYGLHAVGFELDTIVAVVIGGTLLTGGVGYVLGTFFGVLIQGVIQTIISFEGTLSSWWTKIVIGLLLFIFILLQRVLSSRRLTLKE
- a CDS encoding ABC transporter permease; translation: MSSIMKHHLFWPLCVLAALLLFNLCYSPDFFSITVHDGHLYGSLIDILNFGAPLILVAIGMTLVVATKGIDLSVGSIVAISGAIACLSISRGADQNSMGLILTSVLLAAGLSLLLGAWNGLLVSGAGIQPIIATLILMVAGRGIAQLITGGQIITVTSTKYAYIGSGSLAALPFSIFVVALVLVIALLLTRGTALGLFIESVGCNPAASKMSGIRAHLVILAVYVFCGLCAGIAGLLLSSNVSSADGNNAGLWYELDAILAVVIGGTSLNGGRFYLTGTVIGALIIQTLTTTIYMIGVPPEITLVVKACVVLAVCLIQSDTFRAAIATRWKSRHYPAEKEMSRHAS
- a CDS encoding sugar ABC transporter ATP-binding protein, which gives rise to MDIALSTQQPILQMTRIHKRFPGVKALTDVSLRLFPGEVHALMGENGAGKSTLIKVLTGVYSIDEGLVEMEGTAISMRSPQESQAAGISTVYQEVNLCPNLTVAENIFIGREPRRFGCIQWKQMNLRAAELLSERMNLHIDVTLPLQSYSVAVQQLVAIARALNISAKVLILDEPTSSLDQNEVDQLFRIMRKLQQEGLSILFVTHFLDQMYEISDRVTILRGGELVGEYMAKELSRLDLVLKMIGKELHLLDELPELAAQDKNSLGDELLRAEGLGRRGGIEPFDLAIRKGEVVGLAGLLGSGRTEAARLLFGADKPDFGQVTLPSSGGGVHSPREAIGRRIAFCSENRKTEGVIGDLTVRENIILALQAKDGMFRTIPRKRQEELAGEYIRMLNINPPSPDQLIKNLSGGNQQKVLLARWLLTEPELFILDEPTRGIDIGAKAEIQKLVLTLSRQGMSFLFISSELEEVLRVSDRIAILRDRRKVKEISEKDMSQQQIMQAIAGG
- a CDS encoding ABC transporter substrate-binding protein, whose amino-acid sequence is MKKLGKVGAVLALTLSMTLLGACSSNNGGNTAANAGKTDSAATKAPAANATKEAKDITLGFSQVGAESGWRSANTKSIQDSAKEAGYTLKFSDAQQKQENQIKALRSFIQQKVDVISFSPVVESGWDTVLKEAKAAGIPVVLTDRAVDSKDTSLYVTFLGSDFVEEGRKAGKWLTEQYKDASEDVNIVELQGTTGSAPANDRMAGFAEVIKDNPHLKVIASQTGDFTRAKGKEVMQAFLKANKDIDVLYAHNDDMALGAIQAIEAAGLKPGQDIKIISVDAVKDGMQAASEGKINFIVECNPLLGPQLMQVVKDVVDGKQVEARIVTEETTFTSEQAKEALPSRQY
- a CDS encoding cache domain-containing protein, with amino-acid sequence MRITRWISSSLRAKLLALFIVLSTIPLIAVGLISYQKSYQSISSHSKASSMLQADMLGTNMDNLFKDTERLLELSNNPQVIHFLFSQSETYQEAKDILQTFTLYRDTYKYENVLNISLINLYGKGISERRGIFQSASNPLRNLHFQALSQNPELILRVPPPLITGYDRVDGFTYGDQGVISIMTAVKQRITHEVIGYIIVDLSDSFIKRVLRQGDDRDYRILLPAGRTEQPPLCSSCAGGRAGSRSGQPDPCRGKGPKRQLRASDGRPAPVHRPYLLAGDRLDDYRHSPVAGDCGRGEPDQTADYYQRGAEHYFCDHAPLSADPAANPAHPAAPAQDAPDRKWLSGSQSQAGRHR
- a CDS encoding sensor histidine kinase, which codes for MRLTASGYLEAKVKPDGTDEIADLGQSFNIMVEQIKELLAQSIRKQQQLQKAELRTLQAQINPHFLYNTLDSIVWMAEAGNHDGVIRLVKALSAFFRLSLNNGRDWIQIRSELAHVQSYLIIQQMRYHDILEFKLEVAEELQEYPILNMTLQPLVENALYHGIKNKRGMGLIRIGGYTDGGSIMLTVSDNGIGIPAGRLEILRESIEHPIQSEDTEDTGQGGFGLQNVHQRLRLYFGPEYGIRLDSSEGYGTQITVRIPKNKGV
- a CDS encoding response regulator transcription factor, which translates into the protein MKKIMLVDDEILIRENIRECIDWEKEGFHYCGDAPDGELALPIIEAQLPDILITDIKMPFMNGLELTSVVRQKFPQIKIIILSGHDDFQYAQKALRLGVEDYCLKPFSAADLLQLLRSVSARIDEELRIRHKYAYTPENLFADLCGGLISTAAAYESAAQLELQLTAPYYAAAIFTLHPLNIEESPEPPSASPDSEELLAGLLKEAADSFIYKRSRTETVLIYKGTDPVQMNQALDELCAAAKQRLREVCGLELSVSRGKVCERLQGIHLSYLEAENDRMFKQMSRMHSAAMLEVYYDPSANGVLLDRSRLVQFLKSGDHRQMSDFLLELSTELERMNWNSGYACYLMNDITLELVQTAKNGFRAAAGHAGILQELQTQLKQISSSDDGLQYLKRLYERLWEWRSEGADKHRELIDRVKQYIREQYDKEQLSLNDISKVVRVSPSHLSKTFSQATGQTITEFLTATRMDRAKELLKSTGHKTFEIAYLVGYNDQHYFSNLFKKVTGMTPMEFRKQGQTEDQLHTIRRGAGNE